CCGTAATCACGTATTTTAGCGATGCCCCAGTAAGTATGATCATAAGGATTAAAAGACCTGCACGAGTTCTTTTCATATTTCCTCCTTAACCATCTGCAATAATATACTATAAACATTCAAGTTATACGGTGTATATTCATGTGACTACTTTTGCAGGAGGTCATAATGAATATAATATCCTTTATTATCTATTGTGTTGTTGTTACATTTACACCTGGCCCTACCAATATTGTTATATTATCATCCGTGCATCATTTTGGTGTAAAAAAAGCCATGGAATATGTATTCGGAGCCACGATCGCTTTTGGCCTGCTGCTTGCCGCTTCCTCCATGCTAAACCGCATTCTTGCAGGGGTCATTCCAAATATCCTGAGTATCATGCAGATCATAGGCAGCTTATATATGCTCTACCTTGCTTATCAAATCTATAAGATGGGTTCAACCGAATCCAAACCTACCTCAACAGCCAATTTCGTCTCAGGCTTACTTATGCAATTTGTAAATCCTAAAGTTCTTCTATTTACACTAACCGTAATCCCCAGCTATGTAATGCCCTACTATACATCATCTGCGTCATCGTTC
Above is a window of Paenibacillus wynnii DNA encoding:
- a CDS encoding LysE family translocator, with translation MNIISFIIYCVVVTFTPGPTNIVILSSVHHFGVKKAMEYVFGATIAFGLLLAASSMLNRILAGVIPNILSIMQIIGSLYMLYLAYQIYKMGSTESKPTSTANFVSGLLMQFVNPKVLLFTLTVIPSYVMPYYTSSASSFLFVMIITVIGFLAFTTWVVFGAVFRRFLQNHQKLINTLMALFLVYSAIMVSGIL